A DNA window from Chitinibacter fontanus contains the following coding sequences:
- the rpmJ gene encoding 50S ribosomal protein L36 gives MRVQASVKKICRNCKIIRRNRVVRVICTDPRHKQRQG, from the coding sequence ATGAGAGTTCAAGCATCGGTCAAGAAAATCTGCCGTAACTGCAAAATTATTCGTCGCAACCGTGTTGTGCGTGTAATTTGTACTGACCCACGGCACAAGCAGCGTCAAGGCTGA
- the rpsM gene encoding 30S ribosomal protein S13, with translation MARIAGVNIPNHQHTVIGLQAIYGIGQTRAKAICASTAIEPSKKVKDLSDVELEKLRDEVGKFTIEGDLRREVTMSIKRLMDLGCYRGFRHRKGLPVRGQRTKTNARTRKGPRKSIAGKK, from the coding sequence ATGGCCCGTATTGCTGGGGTTAACATACCTAATCATCAGCATACTGTGATCGGTCTTCAGGCCATTTACGGTATTGGTCAAACTCGCGCTAAAGCGATTTGTGCTAGTACTGCAATTGAGCCAAGCAAGAAAGTAAAAGATCTCAGTGATGTTGAACTTGAAAAACTACGTGACGAAGTAGGCAAATTCACTATTGAAGGTGATCTGCGTCGTGAGGTTACTATGAGCATCAAGCGTCTGATGGACCTTGGTTGCTATCGTGGTTTCCGTCACCGCAAAGGCCTGCCAGTTCGCGGTCAGCGTACTAAGACAAATGCGCGTACTCGCAAGGGTCCACGTAAGTCTATCGCTGGCAAGAAGTAA
- the rpsK gene encoding 30S ribosomal protein S11 — MAKANTARVRKKVKKSVSEGIVHVHASFNNTIITITDRQGNALSWATSGGAGFKGSRKSTPFAAQVAAEAAGKVAQEYGVKNLEVRIKGPGPGRESSVRALNALGFKITSISDVTPVPHNGCRPAKKRRI, encoded by the coding sequence ATGGCTAAAGCAAACACAGCTCGTGTACGTAAGAAAGTCAAAAAGAGCGTGTCTGAAGGGATCGTGCACGTTCACGCTTCTTTCAATAACACGATCATTACCATCACTGATCGCCAAGGCAATGCTTTATCTTGGGCTACCTCGGGCGGTGCTGGTTTCAAGGGCTCTCGTAAAAGTACACCTTTTGCTGCACAGGTTGCGGCAGAAGCGGCTGGTAAAGTTGCCCAAGAATATGGTGTTAAAAACCTAGAAGTACGCATCAAGGGTCCGGGCCCTGGTCGTGAGTCTTCAGTGCGCGCTTTGAACGCACTGGGCTTCAAGATCACCAGCATCTCGGATGTGACGCCTGTTCCGCACAACGGCTGCCGTCCTGCGAAAAAGCGTCGTATCTAA
- the rpsD gene encoding 30S ribosomal protein S4, translating into MARYIGPKCKLARREGTDLFLKSARRSLDSKCKLEQAPGQHGAKKNTRLSDYGVHLREKQKIRRIYGVLERQFRRYFEEAARRKGSTGENLLKLLESRLDNVVYRMGYGSTRSESRQLVSHKAITVNGNVVNIPSFQVKAGDVVAVREKAKKQVRIQEALSLAEGIGFPSWVQVDSKKMEGVFKNMPERSDLSSDINESLVVEFYSK; encoded by the coding sequence ATGGCTCGTTATATTGGACCCAAGTGCAAACTTGCACGCCGCGAAGGCACGGATCTGTTCTTGAAAAGCGCACGTCGTTCGCTCGACAGCAAGTGCAAGCTGGAACAAGCCCCAGGCCAGCATGGCGCTAAGAAGAATACGCGTCTGTCAGACTACGGCGTTCATTTGCGTGAAAAGCAAAAGATCCGTCGCATTTACGGCGTTTTGGAACGTCAGTTCCGTCGTTATTTTGAAGAAGCAGCTCGTCGCAAAGGTTCAACTGGTGAAAACCTGTTGAAATTGCTCGAGTCGCGTCTTGATAACGTTGTATATCGTATGGGATACGGTTCTACTCGTTCCGAATCTCGTCAACTCGTTTCCCACAAGGCGATCACCGTTAATGGCAACGTTGTTAACATCCCTTCTTTCCAAGTGAAAGCTGGTGACGTTGTTGCTGTACGTGAGAAAGCTAAGAAGCAAGTACGTATTCAGGAAGCTTTGAGCTTAGCTGAAGGCATTGGCTTCCCAAGCTGGGTACAGGTTGATTCTAAGAAAATGGAAGGTGTGTTTAAAAACATGCCAGAGCGTTCAGATCTGTCTAGCGATATTAATGAATCGTTAGTAGTTGAATTCTACTCCAAGTAA
- a CDS encoding DNA-directed RNA polymerase subunit alpha — MQINANELLKPRIIDVQALAQAHAKVVMEPFERGYGHTLGNALRRILLSSMSGYAPTEVKIDGVVHEYSALDGVQEDVVDILLNLKGVVLKLHGRDSVTLTLSKEGEGVVKASDIQLPHDVEVINPDHVIAHLSAGGKLSMDITVEKGRGYQPAPSRVNKDEGRSIGTIILDASFSPILRVSYQVESARVEQRTDLDRLIIDIETNGVIEPDEAVRQAARMLIDQLGVFADLEGTQEEKVIEPQVTIDPILLRPVDDLELTVRSANCLKAENIYYIGDLIQRTETELLKAPNLGRKSLNEIKEVLASKGLSLGMRLENWPPAGLDKP, encoded by the coding sequence ATGCAAATCAATGCAAACGAGTTGCTCAAACCGCGCATCATCGATGTGCAAGCTCTGGCTCAAGCTCACGCGAAAGTCGTTATGGAGCCGTTTGAGCGCGGTTATGGCCATACTCTCGGTAATGCACTGCGCCGAATTTTATTGTCTTCAATGTCGGGTTATGCCCCTACTGAAGTCAAAATTGACGGAGTGGTGCACGAATATTCCGCGTTGGATGGCGTGCAGGAAGACGTTGTCGATATCCTGTTAAACCTGAAAGGCGTTGTGCTGAAGCTGCATGGTCGGGACTCAGTCACTCTCACTCTCTCAAAAGAGGGTGAGGGTGTCGTCAAGGCTTCCGACATTCAGTTGCCACATGATGTTGAGGTAATTAATCCGGATCATGTGATTGCACATCTGTCTGCTGGTGGTAAGCTCAGCATGGATATCACCGTTGAAAAAGGACGTGGCTATCAGCCTGCTCCTTCACGTGTGAACAAAGATGAGGGTCGTTCTATTGGGACGATTATTCTGGATGCTTCATTCAGTCCGATTCTCCGTGTTAGTTATCAAGTAGAAAGTGCCCGTGTAGAGCAACGTACTGATCTTGATCGTCTAATTATTGACATTGAGACCAATGGCGTGATCGAGCCTGATGAAGCTGTTCGTCAAGCTGCACGTATGTTGATCGACCAACTCGGTGTTTTTGCTGATTTGGAAGGTACGCAAGAAGAGAAAGTTATTGAACCACAAGTTACGATTGATCCTATCCTACTGCGTCCAGTGGATGATCTTGAATTAACTGTACGTTCTGCTAACTGCTTGAAAGCGGAAAACATTTATTACATTGGTGATCTGATTCAGCGTACTGAGACTGAGCTTTTGAAAGCTCCAAACTTAGGTCGCAAATCACTTAATGAGATCAAAGAAGTGCTGGCTTCGAAAGGGCTTAGCCTTGGCATGCGCCTTGAAAACTGGCCACCGGCTGGCTTAGATAAGCCTTAA
- the rplQ gene encoding 50S ribosomal protein L17, producing MRHRLSNRKLNRTSSHRLAMLRNLANSLLKHEVIKTTLPKAKELRRVAEPLITLGKKPSLANRRLAFSRTRDRDIVVKLFDVLGPRYAARNGGYLRILKCGFRVGDNAPMAYVELVDRPEEVEAAE from the coding sequence ATGCGTCATCGTCTTTCTAATCGTAAATTAAATCGCACGTCGAGTCATCGTCTTGCGATGCTTCGCAACTTGGCTAACTCCTTGTTGAAGCATGAAGTTATTAAAACTACTCTGCCAAAGGCTAAAGAACTACGCCGCGTAGCAGAGCCACTGATCACATTGGGTAAAAAACCATCTTTGGCTAATCGCCGTTTGGCTTTTTCTCGTACACGTGATCGTGACATCGTAGTTAAGTTGTTTGATGTTTTGGGTCCACGTTATGCTGCTCGCAATGGCGGTTATTTGCGTATCCTAAAATGTGGCTTCCGTGTAGGTGACAATGCGCCAATGGCATACGTTGAGCTTGTTGATCGTCCTGAAGAAGTTGAAGCTGCAGAGTAA
- a CDS encoding symmetrical bis(5'-nucleosyl)-tetraphosphatase, with protein MATYIVGDVQGCFDELEELLRVVDFQPASDQIFFVGDLVNRGPSSLMVLRWIYSHQHCAFTVLGNHDLFLLACWLGYAVVKQGDTLEEVLSADDATVLLNWLIEQPLVRVVDNLVIAHAGIAPGWKLSKAVCLAERARLQYSGAERNLWFTHMFGNKPTEWSKELSEFEKFRFTINAFTRMRFCDGNCLDFKYKGEISNAPDGFIPWFDSSDHQVQQTIVFGHWSALGLKVTPRYIALDTGCIWGGALTAYCVESKQIISVPAKRAYQKIDGN; from the coding sequence ATGGCCACTTATATTGTTGGTGATGTACAGGGGTGCTTCGATGAGCTAGAAGAGCTGCTCAGAGTGGTTGATTTTCAGCCCGCCTCCGATCAAATTTTCTTTGTCGGTGATTTAGTAAATCGTGGCCCATCATCGCTGATGGTGTTACGCTGGATTTATTCCCACCAGCATTGCGCTTTTACTGTACTTGGCAATCATGATCTGTTCTTACTGGCTTGCTGGCTTGGCTACGCTGTCGTCAAACAGGGCGATACGCTAGAAGAGGTGCTGTCGGCTGATGATGCTACTGTGTTATTAAATTGGCTCATTGAGCAGCCATTGGTACGGGTAGTTGATAATTTGGTAATTGCACACGCGGGAATCGCGCCGGGGTGGAAGTTAAGCAAGGCTGTTTGTTTGGCTGAGCGTGCACGTCTGCAATACTCTGGCGCTGAACGTAATCTGTGGTTTACACATATGTTTGGCAATAAGCCTACTGAATGGAGTAAAGAGCTCAGTGAGTTTGAAAAATTCCGGTTCACAATCAATGCATTCACACGTATGCGTTTTTGTGACGGAAATTGCTTGGATTTTAAATATAAAGGCGAAATCAGTAATGCACCAGACGGTTTCATTCCTTGGTTTGATTCTTCAGATCATCAAGTTCAGCAGACAATCGTCTTTGGTCATTGGTCGGCGTTAGGCTTAAAAGTTACCCCGCGGTATATTGCATTGGATACAGGTTGCATTTGGGGCGGCGCGTTGACGGCGTATTGTGTTGAGTCTAAGCAGATTATTAGTGTTCCGGCAAAGCGTGCTTATCAGAAGATTGATGGAAATTGA
- a CDS encoding lysophospholipid acyltransferase family protein: MRVFIRAIRLLNHLCIGLFMITFVLPNKNNSDKAQVINSWSKQLARIFNISVVVHGKPPCLAPQNQMFLSNHISWFDIFALYTVFNSRFIAKSDIQSWPVINKLCAGAGTFFIQREKIKDTKRVSDSITTALKNGDSVTFFPEGTTTDGTYLKPMKTSLIQSIVDSQGRIQPIYLNYRERNGKHSAAAAYIDDITMGQSLHTLLSSDGIEVHLHFLASIDASQHDRSSISSAIKASLHEAHVNFHQSSDKHALPEH, from the coding sequence ATGAGAGTATTCATTCGAGCAATCCGCTTATTAAATCATCTATGTATCGGCTTGTTTATGATCACGTTTGTTTTGCCGAACAAAAATAATAGTGATAAAGCACAAGTCATTAACAGCTGGTCTAAACAACTAGCACGAATCTTCAACATCTCCGTGGTTGTACACGGTAAGCCTCCATGTTTAGCACCGCAAAACCAGATGTTTTTGTCAAACCATATATCATGGTTTGATATATTCGCACTTTATACCGTATTTAACTCGAGGTTTATTGCAAAGTCGGACATTCAATCTTGGCCCGTGATTAACAAGCTTTGCGCAGGTGCAGGCACCTTTTTCATCCAACGTGAAAAGATTAAAGATACCAAACGCGTGAGTGACTCAATCACGACTGCACTAAAAAACGGTGACAGCGTGACATTTTTCCCTGAAGGCACCACAACCGACGGCACTTATCTAAAGCCGATGAAAACCTCACTGATCCAATCCATTGTCGATAGCCAGGGCAGGATTCAACCAATCTACCTAAACTACCGTGAACGTAATGGTAAACATAGTGCGGCCGCCGCCTATATTGATGACATCACAATGGGACAATCACTACACACCCTATTGAGCAGTGATGGAATTGAAGTACACCTGCACTTCTTAGCGTCAATTGATGCCAGCCAACATGATAGGAGCTCTATCAGCAGTGCAATTAAGGCATCATTGCATGAAGCACATGTCAATTTCCATCAATCTTCTGATAAGCACGCTTTGCCGGAACACTAA
- a CDS encoding GNAT family N-acetyltransferase, whose amino-acid sequence MYLDSNHGFNARRKKLTVTLASNPDQIRAAQALRYKVFAEEMQAKLNCKEPGIDQDLFDAYCEHLVALDEESGEVVGTYRILPPHQARKVGSYYSDTEFDLTRLQHIRSQLVELGRTCVHPNYRSGATIALLWNGLTQYMLKNNYQYMMGCASVSLNDGGHSAASLYRKISTESMAPIEWRVFPRCPLPINALDSKVEIETPALIKGYLRAGAVVCGEPAWDPDFNTADFLMLLPTQFINKRYSSHFAR is encoded by the coding sequence ATGTATCTAGATAGCAATCATGGTTTCAATGCACGTCGTAAAAAACTCACTGTTACCTTAGCGAGCAATCCAGATCAAATCCGTGCCGCACAAGCCTTACGCTACAAAGTATTTGCAGAGGAAATGCAAGCAAAACTCAATTGCAAGGAGCCAGGGATAGATCAAGATTTGTTTGATGCATACTGTGAGCATTTAGTCGCACTAGATGAAGAAAGCGGTGAAGTAGTTGGCACCTATCGCATCCTGCCGCCACATCAAGCACGCAAAGTTGGCAGCTACTATTCTGATACCGAATTTGATTTAACCCGCTTGCAGCACATTCGCAGCCAACTAGTTGAGCTGGGACGTACCTGCGTACACCCAAACTACCGCAGCGGCGCAACGATTGCACTGCTCTGGAATGGCTTAACTCAATACATGCTGAAGAATAATTACCAATATATGATGGGATGTGCCTCAGTATCACTCAACGATGGCGGACACAGCGCGGCAAGCTTGTACCGAAAAATTTCCACCGAATCGATGGCCCCAATTGAATGGCGCGTCTTCCCGCGTTGCCCATTACCAATTAATGCGCTTGACTCAAAAGTCGAAATTGAAACACCAGCCTTAATTAAAGGTTATTTGCGTGCCGGAGCCGTCGTTTGCGGTGAACCAGCATGGGATCCAGACTTTAATACTGCCGATTTCTTGATGCTACTCCCGACACAATTTATCAACAAACGGTACTCGAGTCATTTTGCGCGCTAA
- a CDS encoding DNA gyrase inhibitor YacG, whose product MSQLNSPTMVKCPTCGTLSAYLSSNQYRPFCSARCKLIDLGEWANDNYRIPDTQSAPTPEDNLQ is encoded by the coding sequence ATGAGTCAATTGAACTCACCAACCATGGTAAAGTGCCCGACCTGTGGAACACTCAGCGCCTATCTTTCAAGTAACCAATATCGACCATTTTGCAGTGCTCGCTGCAAATTAATTGACCTAGGCGAGTGGGCTAACGATAACTACCGCATTCCAGATACACAATCAGCACCAACCCCTGAAGACAATCTGCAATAA
- the zapD gene encoding cell division protein ZapD, whose translation MISYEFPINERIRTLLRLEELYVRTSKLANRDDALDHHMALLGIFEIMEVASRADLKSDLLQELERQRQTLAGLRNNPHISEDALDLVLTEIETTHTRLLEMTGKFGQYLRENEWLMAIKQRVSIPGGVCEFDLPSYHYWRKQAAERRRADLERWLTPLMPIKHGLDIVLKLLRDSAKSNHYTAKQGSFQQMSGGKVVQLLKVSLPNDLPAVPELSANRYAINIRFIVPSTSGERAKVVEADIDFTLSYCNL comes from the coding sequence GTGATTAGCTATGAATTCCCGATAAATGAGCGCATCCGGACTTTGCTTCGTCTGGAAGAGCTGTATGTGCGGACATCAAAACTAGCTAATCGTGATGATGCACTCGATCATCACATGGCCTTACTAGGCATTTTTGAAATTATGGAAGTAGCAAGTCGAGCAGATCTGAAATCCGACTTGCTACAAGAATTAGAACGTCAACGCCAGACTCTAGCTGGCTTGCGTAACAATCCACATATTTCTGAAGATGCACTCGATTTAGTGCTTACCGAAATTGAAACTACGCACACTCGGCTATTGGAAATGACGGGAAAATTCGGTCAGTACTTGCGTGAAAATGAATGGTTAATGGCCATCAAACAGCGCGTATCAATTCCGGGTGGCGTGTGCGAATTTGATCTACCGTCCTACCATTATTGGCGAAAACAAGCTGCAGAACGTCGCAGAGCGGATCTCGAGCGTTGGCTCACACCGCTCATGCCAATTAAACACGGCTTGGACATTGTCCTTAAGTTGTTACGCGATTCTGCTAAAAGCAACCATTACACCGCCAAACAAGGCAGTTTTCAGCAGATGTCTGGCGGTAAGGTGGTCCAGCTATTAAAGGTATCTCTACCAAACGATTTACCCGCAGTGCCAGAGCTATCGGCCAATCGCTATGCAATTAATATCCGCTTCATTGTGCCATCGACTAGTGGCGAACGCGCAAAAGTGGTCGAAGCAGACATTGACTTTACCTTGAGCTATTGCAATCTATGA
- the coaE gene encoding dephospho-CoA kinase (Dephospho-CoA kinase (CoaE) performs the final step in coenzyme A biosynthesis.), with amino-acid sequence MIIGLTGGIGSGKSTVAEIFAQKQIHIVDADAISHQLTQAGQPALQQISMHFGPAVINPDGNLNRSWLRDYIHNTPTARTQLEQILHPLIATECATQLRHTPQATYQLLMVPLLIEHQIFKQMCDKIIVVESNLELRIARVMQRNQINRETVVAIINNQASDEVRRQEADFLIYNNDTLESLGSQVDHIDRVLREQSNRSAQATPLF; translated from the coding sequence ATGATTATTGGCCTAACAGGTGGGATTGGATCTGGTAAAAGCACAGTAGCAGAAATATTCGCCCAAAAACAAATCCATATTGTTGATGCTGATGCAATCAGCCATCAACTCACACAAGCAGGCCAACCTGCACTGCAGCAGATTAGTATGCACTTCGGTCCTGCTGTGATCAACCCGGACGGAAATTTAAATCGCAGTTGGCTGCGCGATTATATTCATAACACGCCAACTGCGCGCACCCAGCTAGAACAGATTCTACATCCACTGATTGCCACTGAATGCGCCACACAACTGCGCCACACACCTCAAGCGACCTATCAACTACTAATGGTGCCTTTGCTAATTGAGCACCAGATCTTCAAGCAAATGTGCGATAAGATCATTGTGGTTGAATCCAATTTAGAATTGCGCATTGCACGAGTGATGCAACGTAATCAAATTAATCGTGAAACTGTCGTAGCAATCATAAATAATCAAGCTAGTGATGAAGTTCGGCGCCAAGAAGCCGACTTCTTGATTTACAATAACGACACTTTGGAATCACTAGGCTCGCAAGTTGATCACATAGATCGGGTCTTACGTGAACAAAGTAATAGATCTGCGCAAGCAACACCGCTATTTTGA
- a CDS encoding prepilin peptidase — protein sequence MMELLATNYGVVGICAVLGLMVGSFLNVVIHRLPIMIERNFRTECQLLDQNENSPSISPTTEHTYNLATPRSACPQCGHQISALENIPLVSWMVLGGKCSQCKSSISIRYPLVELVCSLISAGLAWHFGFSIALLGALLLSWSLIALILIDADTYLLPDDITLPLVWLGLLFNLQGTFTTIDSAVYGAIAGYMSLWSIYWLFKLITGKEGMGYGDFKLLAALGAWLGIAMLPAIILLSSLSGAIIGIAMICGAKHGWNKPLPFGPYLGIAGFLALIWGKDISQMLYGI from the coding sequence ATGATGGAATTACTTGCAACTAACTATGGCGTCGTCGGCATTTGCGCGGTACTTGGCCTAATGGTGGGCAGTTTTTTGAATGTTGTTATTCATCGACTGCCGATCATGATCGAACGAAACTTTCGCACCGAATGTCAATTATTAGACCAAAACGAAAACAGCCCATCAATTTCACCTACTACTGAACACACCTATAACCTAGCCACACCACGCTCTGCATGCCCACAATGCGGGCATCAAATTAGTGCACTTGAAAATATCCCCTTGGTGAGCTGGATGGTACTCGGGGGCAAATGTAGCCAATGTAAGAGCTCGATCAGCATACGCTACCCTTTAGTGGAGCTAGTATGCAGCTTGATATCTGCAGGTCTGGCTTGGCATTTTGGCTTCAGTATCGCCTTACTCGGTGCACTACTTTTAAGCTGGTCGCTGATTGCCCTAATTCTGATTGATGCAGACACCTATTTGCTACCTGATGACATTACTCTACCACTAGTCTGGCTAGGCTTGTTATTTAACCTCCAAGGCACCTTCACCACAATAGACAGCGCAGTATATGGTGCAATCGCAGGCTACATGAGCCTTTGGAGCATATACTGGCTTTTTAAACTAATAACAGGCAAAGAAGGCATGGGGTATGGAGATTTCAAACTGCTTGCTGCCTTAGGGGCCTGGCTGGGTATAGCAATGCTACCGGCGATTATCTTACTTTCTTCACTCAGTGGAGCCATAATTGGCATCGCCATGATCTGTGGTGCTAAGCATGGCTGGAATAAACCCCTTCCTTTCGGCCCTTATTTAGGTATCGCAGGCTTTCTGGCATTAATCTGGGGCAAAGATATATCCCAAATGCTTTACGGGATTTAA